A genomic stretch from Candidatus Thiothrix anitrata includes:
- a CDS encoding DUF2058 family protein → MANSFQEQLLKAGLVTQEQIEKANQPKPKPVEKTPNKNRNTAKPRPNPVPRPQTNPQPVKAAKPPKSQSDLEQFYKERAQLERNEREETERLARERAARKKQTREQVHALIQGHVQNVDDAEIRYNFVVGDNIKYVYVTEAQQQALADGTLAITFLEGKRCLISSEIAAQLLVLDPGKLVILNHPDDTAAA, encoded by the coding sequence ATGGCAAATTCATTTCAAGAACAGCTTCTCAAGGCAGGCTTAGTCACTCAAGAACAAATCGAGAAGGCTAATCAACCCAAACCCAAGCCTGTGGAAAAAACCCCTAATAAAAATAGGAATACAGCGAAGCCTCGACCCAATCCTGTGCCGCGCCCACAAACAAACCCACAACCTGTCAAAGCAGCTAAGCCACCGAAATCTCAGTCAGATCTTGAACAGTTTTACAAAGAGCGGGCGCAACTGGAACGCAACGAACGCGAAGAAACCGAACGTCTCGCCCGCGAACGTGCAGCCCGCAAAAAACAAACCCGCGAACAAGTCCACGCACTTATTCAAGGGCATGTGCAAAACGTGGATGACGCTGAAATTCGTTACAACTTCGTGGTCGGCGACAATATTAAATACGTGTATGTCACCGAAGCGCAGCAACAAGCTCTTGCCGACGGCACACTCGCCATTACCTTCCTTGAGGGCAAACGCTGCCTGATTTCCTCAGAAATCGCAGCACAATTACTCGTCTTAGATCCCGGCAAACTGGTTATTCTTAACCACCCTGACGACACTGCTGCGGCTTAA
- a CDS encoding phosphoheptose isomerase has translation MTLHTRIRQHFLASIETKQKALTQLETPLVAAAQLVLSTFNAGNKILSCGNGGSAGDAQHFSSEMLNRFEKERQGLAAIALTTDTSTLTSIANDYSYERIFSRQVEALGRPGDVLLAISTSGNSANVNKAIEVAQQRGMSIIALSGKSGGTMQALLTANDIELRVPSDSTARIQETHLLLIHCICDLVDYLLLGSAND, from the coding sequence ATGACATTACACACGCGCATCCGCCAACATTTTCTCGCCAGCATTGAAACCAAACAAAAAGCTTTAACGCAATTAGAAACGCCGCTGGTCGCCGCAGCACAACTGGTACTCAGCACTTTCAATGCTGGTAATAAAATTCTGAGTTGCGGCAATGGTGGCTCCGCAGGTGATGCGCAACATTTTTCCTCGGAAATGCTCAACCGTTTCGAGAAGGAACGCCAAGGGTTAGCTGCGATTGCGTTAACTACCGACACCTCGACCTTGACTTCAATCGCCAATGACTACAGCTATGAACGGATTTTTTCACGTCAAGTCGAAGCTCTTGGACGACCGGGCGATGTCCTATTAGCCATTTCCACCAGCGGCAATTCCGCTAACGTCAACAAAGCGATTGAAGTGGCGCAGCAACGCGGCATGAGCATCATTGCCCTCAGCGGTAAATCTGGTGGCACGATGCAGGCATTATTAACTGCCAATGACATTGAATTGCGTGTCCCCTCAGACAGCACTGCCCGCATTCAAGAAACACACTTGCTATTGATTCACTGCATTTGCGATTTAGTTGACTACTTGTTACTGGGGTCAGCTAACGACTAA
- a CDS encoding penicillin-binding transpeptidase domain-containing protein produces MVGIAGLAEKVITTGSRVPDPGFFRLSGQKHVFRCWNKRGHGSVDLKVAITQSCDTFFYDLAYRMGIDRFSTFMRTFGFGERTGIDLPSEATGLMPSQEWKQRRHKSSWYPETRLISVSGRVIGYLHRCNWRTRQRLWRITVNA; encoded by the coding sequence ATGGTGGGCATCGCAGGGTTGGCAGAAAAAGTTATTACCACGGGTTCACGGGTACCTGATCCGGGTTTCTTCCGTTTATCCGGGCAAAAACACGTGTTCCGATGCTGGAATAAGCGTGGGCATGGTTCGGTGGACTTGAAGGTGGCGATTACGCAATCGTGCGATACGTTTTTCTACGATTTAGCATACCGTATGGGAATTGACCGCTTTTCAACTTTTATGCGCACCTTCGGTTTTGGGGAGCGTACTGGCATTGATTTGCCATCTGAGGCGACGGGTTTAATGCCTTCACAGGAATGGAAGCAGCGTCGTCATAAAAGCAGTTGGTATCCGGAGACACGGTTAATATCGGTATCGGGCAGGGTTATTGGTTATCTACACCGCTGCAATTGGCGCACGCGACAACGATTATGGCGAATCACGGTAAACGCTTGA
- a CDS encoding penicillin-binding protein activator, whose amino-acid sequence MYQFGLLPEDEAREVANFAIARGQRTAVILAPNSAWGERVAGAFRAAYQGKGGQIIANQQYADAPSSSYLQDVQNAVGASQGRASMVFLAASPSQARLLRPLLAAQAASLPVYATSHIFSGRTDPSKDADLDGVIYTEIPWVMESLQAGTLNNSTYPRMFALGMDAFLIAKNLPGIASNPSARVNGKTGDISLAGNRQIQRHLPFATFANGLPRPLGQ is encoded by the coding sequence TTGTACCAATTCGGTTTATTACCCGAAGACGAAGCCCGTGAAGTGGCTAATTTTGCCATCGCACGCGGACAACGTACCGCTGTCATTCTCGCACCTAACTCCGCATGGGGCGAACGGGTTGCAGGTGCATTCCGCGCGGCTTACCAAGGCAAAGGCGGACAAATTATCGCAAATCAACAATACGCCGACGCGCCTTCCAGCAGTTACCTGCAAGATGTGCAAAATGCCGTCGGTGCTTCTCAAGGCCGAGCCAGCATGGTGTTTTTAGCAGCGTCGCCTAGCCAAGCACGTTTACTACGCCCGCTGTTGGCAGCACAAGCGGCATCATTACCGGTGTACGCCACATCGCACATTTTCTCAGGGCGCACTGATCCTAGCAAAGATGCTGATTTGGATGGGGTTATCTACACAGAAATCCCTTGGGTTATGGAAAGCTTACAAGCAGGTACGCTGAATAACTCCACCTACCCACGCATGTTCGCATTGGGGATGGACGCATTCTTGATTGCTAAAAACTTACCCGGCATTGCCAGCAATCCCAGCGCACGAGTCAATGGCAAAACCGGCGACATCAGTTTAGCCGGTAATCGCCAAATTCAGCGTCACCTGCCTTTCGCCACTTTTGCCAACGGTTTACCACGTCCACTTGGACAATAA
- a CDS encoding YraN family protein codes for MDNKPQAAHLQRGSNTEQLACEHLQANGLRLVQQNYRTRSGEIDLIMRDGQLLVFVEVRYRKTQRYGGALQSIDPRKQARIIRTAQHYLQYRAPNAQVRFDVVAVEGDNGINWIKNAFDLG; via the coding sequence TTGGACAATAAACCGCAAGCTGCGCATTTACAACGCGGCAGCAATACCGAACAGTTAGCCTGCGAGCATTTGCAGGCTAACGGCTTGCGTCTCGTGCAACAAAACTATCGCACTCGCAGCGGTGAAATCGACCTGATTATGCGGGATGGTCAACTGTTAGTATTTGTGGAAGTTCGCTACCGTAAAACACAACGTTATGGCGGCGCATTGCAAAGTATTGACCCGCGAAAACAAGCGCGTATCATCCGCACCGCACAACACTACCTCCAGTATCGCGCACCGAATGCACAAGTGCGCTTTGATGTCGTTGCTGTCGAAGGCGACAATGGCATAAACTGGATCAAGAACGCTTTCGACTTGGGCTAA
- the argA gene encoding amino-acid N-acetyltransferase: MESITASNSVSFFREAAPYIHSHRGKTFVIAFAGEVIASSQFRQIIQDIAIISTLGTRVVLVHGTRPQIDERLARNNHLIHLHKGIRVTDANTLLMAQEAIGFLRIRIENLLTHALNQPSLTNAGLGVVSGNFITARPLGIHDGIDYGYTGMVRKINHTFITQQLDANNIVLVSPMGYSPTGEAYNLRYEQVAISAAKTLKADKLIFLSDQPLELPHELTPEEAKAYLPQHELLPTIIEAVTTDVERIHLVNADTDGGLLLELYTRDGVGSMIATAQFECLRAATIENISGILELIRPLEQQGTLIKRSREQLELEIHNFHIITRDHEVIACVALYDTDTPAIAELACLAVNPQYRGGNRGDKLLRHVAQLAKTQGKIKLLVLTTQTTDWFRERGFEKGEIADLPSNKKSLYNYQRNSQVLFKTLS, translated from the coding sequence GTGGAATCCATCACTGCCAGCAATAGCGTTTCTTTTTTCCGCGAAGCCGCTCCGTATATTCACAGCCATCGCGGTAAAACTTTTGTGATTGCTTTCGCAGGCGAGGTGATTGCTTCCAGCCAATTTCGCCAGATTATTCAAGATATTGCGATTATTTCAACGCTAGGCACACGTGTCGTATTAGTACATGGAACCCGTCCACAAATTGACGAACGCCTTGCACGTAATAACCATCTTATACACTTACACAAAGGCATCCGCGTTACCGACGCAAATACCTTGTTAATGGCGCAAGAAGCCATTGGTTTTCTACGTATCCGTATCGAAAACCTGTTAACCCATGCACTCAATCAACCGTCATTAACTAACGCTGGTTTAGGCGTGGTTTCAGGAAATTTCATCACCGCACGTCCGCTTGGTATCCATGATGGCATTGACTACGGCTATACCGGCATGGTGCGCAAAATCAATCACACCTTTATTACGCAACAGCTCGATGCAAATAACATCGTGCTAGTATCGCCTATGGGCTACTCCCCAACGGGCGAGGCTTATAACTTGCGTTATGAACAAGTAGCCATTAGCGCGGCAAAAACTCTCAAGGCCGACAAACTGATATTCCTCAGTGATCAACCACTGGAGCTTCCTCACGAACTTACCCCTGAGGAGGCAAAAGCCTATTTACCTCAACATGAATTACTACCCACTATTATCGAAGCAGTAACTACCGATGTGGAACGCATTCACCTCGTCAACGCTGATACCGACGGTGGATTATTGCTTGAACTATACACTCGCGATGGCGTGGGCAGCATGATTGCAACCGCGCAATTTGAATGTTTACGCGCCGCCACGATCGAAAACATTAGTGGAATTCTTGAATTGATTCGCCCTTTAGAACAACAAGGCACACTGATTAAACGTTCACGCGAACAACTAGAGTTGGAAATTCATAATTTCCATATCATTACCCGTGATCACGAAGTCATTGCCTGTGTCGCTCTATATGACACAGACACCCCCGCCATTGCTGAATTAGCCTGTCTTGCAGTCAATCCACAATACAGGGGTGGCAATCGTGGCGATAAACTTTTACGGCATGTTGCACAACTGGCAAAAACTCAAGGCAAAATCAAGCTATTGGTTTTAACCACACAAACAACGGATTGGTTTCGGGAAAGAGGGTTCGAGAAAGGGGAAATTGCCGACTTACCCAGCAATAAAAAATCGCTATATAACTACCAACGTAACTCACAAGTTCTGTTCAAAACATTAAGCTAA
- the rsmI gene encoding 16S rRNA (cytidine(1402)-2'-O)-methyltransferase, which produces MAEGILYCVATPIGNLEDITARALRILAEVSKVYAEDTRVTRRMFTHFGIQNTLESLHDHNETSRVAQIQRELAEGMNVALVSDAGTPLISDPGYKLVNALGAAGCKIVPVPGASALIAALSVAGLPTDRFAFEGFLPAKSVSRRKLLTGLEAESRTLVFYESSHRIADLLEDMIAVFGGERQIVVLRELTKLYESIYRGTATEILQHMAADSDRSRGEFVVVVAGKVCDESADALAVLNADKVLAVLLEVLPVKQAAAVAARLTGLPENQLYRQALEQQDATD; this is translated from the coding sequence ATGGCAGAAGGCATTTTATATTGTGTGGCAACGCCAATCGGCAACCTTGAAGACATAACAGCGCGTGCTTTACGTATCTTGGCGGAGGTCAGCAAGGTTTATGCAGAAGATACCCGCGTGACCCGGCGGATGTTCACTCATTTTGGGATACAAAATACCTTGGAGAGCTTGCATGATCACAATGAAACCAGTCGGGTGGCACAGATTCAACGCGAATTAGCGGAAGGTATGAACGTGGCATTGGTGAGCGATGCCGGTACGCCGCTGATCAGTGACCCTGGTTACAAATTGGTGAATGCTCTAGGTGCGGCGGGGTGCAAAATAGTACCTGTACCGGGAGCAAGTGCTTTAATCGCCGCGTTATCAGTGGCGGGTTTGCCCACGGATCGTTTTGCCTTTGAAGGCTTTTTACCTGCGAAGTCGGTGTCGCGTCGCAAACTATTGACGGGTTTGGAGGCGGAATCGCGTACCTTGGTGTTTTATGAATCCAGCCACCGCATTGCGGATTTACTGGAGGATATGATTGCAGTATTTGGCGGGGAGCGGCAGATAGTGGTGCTGCGTGAGCTAACCAAACTGTATGAAAGCATTTATCGGGGCACGGCCACTGAGATTTTACAGCATATGGCAGCCGATTCTGACCGCTCGCGTGGCGAATTTGTGGTGGTGGTGGCGGGCAAGGTGTGCGACGAATCGGCTGATGCGCTGGCAGTGCTGAATGCGGATAAAGTGCTTGCGGTATTACTGGAGGTTTTGCCTGTCAAACAAGCCGCAGCAGTGGCGGCGCGTTTGACAGGTTTGCCCGAAAATCAGTTGTATCGGCAAGCACTGGAGCAACAAGATGCGACGGATTAA